The following proteins are co-located in the Solanum pennellii chromosome 1, SPENNV200 genome:
- the LOC107021424 gene encoding uncharacterized protein LOC107021424 has product MVASYKHAIMVKEVTWEKPQQPFLKLNTDGSALHNPGKIGGGGIVRDYQGNMIYAYTIPLGIGTNNQAEIQAKNTLGSGFRIGHSLAFESNQLPMEPTAIHPGNPQNSASVGKIQITHVYREANNTADRLSIYSHNTDIVQHFYIKDQLPTLARGSFILEKLGMANFRRKKLKRIKKPP; this is encoded by the exons ATGGTGGCAAGTTACAAACATGCTATTATGGTTAAAGAAGTAACGTGGGAGAAACCTCAACAACCATTCCTCAAGCTCAACACTGATGGGAGTGCCCTTCACAACCCCGGGAAAATTGGAGGAGGAGGAATAGTAAGAGACTATCAAGGTAATATGATATATGCATATACTATTCCTTTGGGTATTGGTACCAACAACCAAGCGGAAATTCAAGCA AAAAATACACTTGGAAGTGGATTTAGAATTGGTCATTCATTGGCTTTCGAATCAAACCAACTACCCATGGAACCTACAGCCATACATCCTGGAAATCCACAGAATAGTGCATCAGTTGGAAAGATTCAGATTACTCATGTCTACAGGGAGGCAAACAACACGGCTGATCGGCTATCAATATATAGTCACAACACAGACATTGTTCAACACTTTTACATCAAGGATCAATTACCTACTCTTGCGAGAGGAAGCTTCATTCTAGAAAAACTTGGCATGGCTAATTTCAGgagaaagaaattgaaaagaatCAAGAAACCTCCATGA